The DNA region GGGATTTCGCCCGAGCGCATCACGGAGATAAAGCAGATGGGAGAGAAAATCGCCCTGGCCGTGAGCCGGTTCTTCGGCGAGGAGAAAAATGTGAAAGCCCTCAAGGAGCTCAAGGCCCTGGGGGTGCGCATCACAAACCCCGAGTACCGGGCCCCCGCGGAGGAAGAAGCGGAGCGGGGCCCCCTCGCGGGGCTAACCTTCGTTGTTACGGGCACCATGCCCCGGAGCCGCAAGGAGGTGGAGGCCCTCATCGAGGAGGCCGGGGGGCAGGCCACGGGGTCGGTCTCCCGGAGCACGGACTACCTGGTGGTGGGGGAGAACCCCGGCGACGCCAAGCTCACCCGGGCCCGGGACCTGGAGGTAAAGAGGATATCCTACGAAGAGCTGCTTGAGATGCTCGGGAAAGGGTCCCCGCCGGGCACGCTCTTTTGAGGGAAGCGGCTCGTTCTCTTATTGCCGGAAGAAAGCTACAGTTTAAGGTTTGCAGTGTGAGGAGAAGCTAACTGGTTAGCCCGGGCGCCGCCCTTTGAGGAGGACGGCCATGCGGGTTTCGGTCTTCTTTCGTTCGGAGATTTCCGTCTGGAGCTTCTTTTCCGTCTCCCTGAGGCTCGCCGTGCGCTCCTGGCACTCTACCTTAAGCGCCTCGTAGGTCCGGCTCAGCTCCTCCTGCATGTGCCTCAGGTCGGTAATGTCGCGGACGATGTTCCGGGAGCCCACCACCTTCCCCCCTCGCACGATGGCCGAGGTGCTCACTTCCACGTCAAGCCAGCATCCCTCCCGGGCGCGCATCCTGGTGACGTACTTCTCCCGGAGGTCGCTCTCCCTGAGGCCGGTGCAGTCCCTGCCCATGAAGGGGATCTCTCCCGCCGGCATGATGTCCCGGAGGTTCATCCGAAGAAACTCCTCCTTGCTGTGGTCCAGGAGCTCCACGGCCCGCCTGTTGACGTCCACGAAGCGGAGGGCGTCGTCCACGATGAAAATGGGGTCGTTGGCGTTCTGGAAGAGGTCGCGGTACTTGGACTCCGAGACGACGGTCCTGGTGAGGAACTTCTCCCGCTCGTTGACGAGAAAGCCGATGACGGTGGTTATGAAGGGGGCGAAGAAGACCAGCGCGCGGAAGCGGATGCCGCTGTGCTCGGGGGAGAGGAAGTGCTCGATGAAGGAGTGCCCCTCTGCCCCGTCCATGGCGAAGAAGAATATGAAGATGTAGACGGCAAACCCCACCCAGCCCCCGGCCAGGATAAAAATGGCCTGCAGCGAGGTGCCCGGCCTCTGCTCCTTGATGGAAGCGCCCGCGGCGGCGTCCGCGGACTTGTCTTTCCGACTGCCTTTGCTCAAAAGCCCACCCTCGAAAGGCGGGGAAGGCGACCACCGCCTTCCGCTTTCACCCTTCGCCGCTGAACGTAGTGTACCGGAGGGGGAGAAGGAGGGGTGTGAGACGGCTCACGGGCCGGCAATGGCCGCGGGCCGGGGCGAAACGACTTTCTTCCATGAAATTGAGAGAAGAAGAGCAATTTCTGTCTTGTCGGGGAGAATCGGCGAAACCCACCTTGATGCTATGAAATCAAATGGAATCTCCTTTTCCTCCCTCCACGAAGGGGCATTAACAAGTTCGCCTTCCTGCGATACAATGGGGCTGAGAAGAGGACGGACCACGAACGAAAAGGAGGACGGCCATGGCCAAGGTTGACATGGAGACCTACCGGACCCAGTACCTGAGACCGGTGGAAGAGAAGTTGATGGCAAACAGGGAGAAGGTGCCCCATTATACGAGTGCGCTTCTGGAGGACGCCATCAGGACGGAGCTCAACCGGGCGGACCCGGAGACGTGGCTGGTCGAGGTGCCGGACGACAAGGAAAAGGCCCTCAAGGAGGCAGAGGAGCGTATGCTGGAGTTCATGAAGAAGAACGTGGACCTGGGTGTGGGCAAAGGGGCCATAATGGAGGGAGGGGAGAAGCAGAGGGAACTCTAAAATATCGTAAGGGGGAGTCTCTCCCCCTTACGTATCCCCCCAAAAACAAGACCAAAAAGAACCTGCTTTGGGCGTAAGGGGGACTGACGTCCCCCTTACGTACCCCCCTGAAGAAAAGAGAAGAACAACCCCTTACGTATCCCCCAAAAAAGCAAGGACCAAAAACCCTGCTTTGCGCAAGGGGGCTGGAGTCCCCCTTGCGCACC from Nitrospirota bacterium includes:
- a CDS encoding PAS domain S-box protein codes for the protein MSKGSRKDKSADAAAGASIKEQRPGTSLQAIFILAGGWVGFAVYIFIFFFAMDGAEGHSFIEHFLSPEHSGIRFRALVFFAPFITTVIGFLVNEREKFLTRTVVSESKYRDLFQNANDPIFIVDDALRFVDVNRRAVELLDHSKEEFLRMNLRDIMPAGEIPFMGRDCTGLRESDLREKYVTRMRAREGCWLDVEVSTSAIVRGGKVVGSRNIVRDITDLRHMQEELSRTYEALKVECQERTASLRETEKKLQTEISERKKTETRMAVLLKGRRPG